DNA from Physeter macrocephalus isolate SW-GA chromosome 15, ASM283717v5, whole genome shotgun sequence:
GGAGAGTTAgttatttctttctctgcattTCCAATGCACTTGAAACATAACATTTAATATAGCTTAGATCACAGCATATGGTAACTATTTAAGTGCATATGGTAACTATTTAAGTAACTTTCTTCCCCACTAGATTATGAGTTGTGCAAGAATAGACACTGTCATTGACGTTTTTACATATCCCAGGGCTTAGCACAGAAACTGCACAAGTAGGGATCCAATAAACATGTAAAGAATAAATATACATACCTTTCTGTGCTTTGATTAGTTGCTTTCCAATTTCTAGTGTCACAAAGGCTGTGCCATTTAGAACTATGTCAGTTATGGTCTTCCAAGCATTAGGAGACAGTCTTTCAGTGGGAGAAATAAAATTCCCTGCTGCATTGTTTATCACAATCTAATAAATGATTAAGGCAAGTTACAGAAACTTAGATGAGGAAGAATATTTTCCCTAAAgggcttttatttttgaaacttataaatccaaataatataataaagCTAAAGTTCACAGTCTGCTATGAAAAAATACCATGAGAGTTGGTTCAGTTTTACCTTTTTTGAGCCTGTGAAAATTTCCTATTATTATTTACCAAATTTTAGATTTCTAATCCCCATCTCAAAATTAGGGTAGagtctattattaaaaatataaatatggatttatatattatatacattatatattatatatattattatatacattattagtatatattatacataattatataataatatatattattattaatattatataatgtatacattataAGCATATCTACCATGTGACTATACTTTATTTCAAGAAATCTTAATTAAAATGCCTTTAATTTCTGgtatcattttgcttaatttagcTAATGAAATTCTTGGTTGATGACCTGCTTCTTCAATATCAATAAAGATTCCACTTATTATAGGTGGAATATTATTATTCCACCAATAATATGATATATTACTGGtctgtctgaaaatatctttaacatAGAAAAGTGCTCTCTTTGAGACTACTGGAAGAAATGGTTTCTTTCCAATATGTGAACCAAACAAAAGCCAAATACCCATGCATATCCCAGGTCTTACAAGAAGAAATCTGGAGTTTTTTTGTAGGTTTCCTTGTTTGTATTATTCTCCTCCACTGACAGAGATaatcaaaagttattttaaaaaagcaaagagcaTGAATCATTTAAACTAGATATTGTGCTCTTGCAGAACTGCTCTTATTTAATAATCTTGTAAAATCAAGTTTGTTCTATATgattgtaaatgtattttttaagtacTCCTGAAAGGAAATGGTGTAGCAGTCCACCTAATCTATTCCCTGATTTAAACAGAGCTAGCTTTTGCTAGCAATGGAAAATAGATGCTTCTTAACACAGCACTTGCTCacatcaatattttatttccttaatacaTCTTGGTAGGTGATATCAACATCAAAGGCCTCATACTTTCGCCTCATCACCATTACACTTACATCAGGATGCCCTACGACTTTGATCAGCTCTGACACAGTGCTTTGCACCATACCAGGATCCCTCACATCACACTGAATTGCATGAACCTgcaaaataacaaagagaaaaaaagaatcctacATTTTTTCAGACTTCCTAATCCATGAGCATGAGTAAATTACTTAAGCATGCTATAATTCCTAAATCTGATTTAAGTAACTGTTTTTAATGTACCTTATTTCCAGTTTGAGAAGAAATTTGTTCTGCAGTTGCTTTCAGAACATcaatttttctagaaataaacaaacacatggtACTTTGCATGAGTTCTGAAATAACttcatgttatatttttctttttaatttcatatatttaaaaagggagggcttccctggtggcgcagtggttgagagtccacctgccaatgcaggggacacgggttcgtgccccggtccaggaagatcccacatgccgcggagcagctaggcctgtgagccatggccgctgagcctgtgctctgcaacgggagaggccacaacagtgagaggcccgcatacagcaaaaaaaaaaaaaaaaaaaaaaaagaatctacagcTTAATGACATGAATTTTTGAGTCAATAGAAAAGCTATATCTACAAACAAGTTAGtttgaatgaatttattttctagaagttAAATTTAAGCAATTTTCATATATGTGACACTAATTTATTGAATTACTTTTAAGCCAGTTATTTTATATCTACtcatagattttaaattatttccttaattataGTCATTTCTATGTATTTCCTTGCCCAAGCctgctttaaaatgaaaatacattccTGGAATGATGTAAGCTTATgttaaactataaaaaaaatctatgttatGTATAAAATCTACGTTAGTAGATTTTAGACCAAATTGATGGGTTTGGACAACTATATATAGTCAGAATCTTATGTTCTagagagaaacacaaaaaaataaacaatgtaaattATGTAGtgttacaaagaaaataatattttaacactcTTATTAAACACAttacaacatgaaaaaaaaatgttctggccAATTTGCATTAAAGACAACATCTGAAAGAAATTCCTTTTGCCCCCTGTAAATTACATAGTGACTTGTCATTCAGGTTACTACTTAGCCTACCTAAAAATTGTAGTACACTATTCAAAATTGGAAGAAGGGGTAGATTTTTTTGACCAGTCTCTAAACCTCTAGACTTACATAGTTATAAGGTACCAGGACATGCCTAAATAAGAAATTTTTTCCACATGGTCTCACCATCCCCACATTCATCACAACAACTGTTTTGAAATATCTGCCCATCTTATAGAAAATGGAAGCATTATATCCATTATCCTGGTACAAGGTTAACTATCCACTGAATCAGTAATTATAATCACTCTCGCTGAAAACAAAGCAGCTTCAATATAGTACTTTTTAACTTCATATACAGAAAAAATTCTATCACTGaatttgtgaaatatatatatcatcaGTTCCATAATCAATCGTTATTTCtatcatcacatttttttttaattaattaatttatttatttatttttggctgcactgggtcttcattgctgtgtgcggactttctctagttgcagcaagccggggctactcttcattgcagtgcacgggctgctcactgctgtggcttctcttgttgcagagcatgggctctaggtgcgcaggcttcagtagttgtggcacgcaggcttcagtagttgtggctcgcgggctctagtgcacaggcttagtagtgtggcgctcgggcttagttgctctgaggcatgtgggactttcccagaccagggctcgaacccgtgtcccctgcattggcaggcggattcttaaccactgtgccacaagggaagccctatcatcACAAATTATAACTGACTTTTTCCAAGGAGATTTAGTTAAATAATCAAAAGGATATTTCATAGACTATTACAAAGCAAATCAAACAACTCTGGCAAAGAGTGTTTTCAATATTGTGGCACAGAATTAATTATTCATCAATAGACTCTTGCCAGGCAACATGCTGAGACTGACTTACCGGCTGGCTATCACACACTGTGCACCTAGGCTGGACAGATGAGTTGTCATTCCTTTACCAAGGCCAGTACCTCCCCCAGTAATGAATGCTACTTTTCCTTGAAAACTATTTGGTGGTAGCATCACTTTTTGAAAGGGTGGAAAGAATTTAGACTGAAAATCTTCATTGTTttgatataatatttttgttccatacctaaaaaactaaaagaaaaaaaatgaattgaaatttGCATACTTGTATTCCCACAAaagatatgaatttttttaaacatactctttaatattaataaaattcttGGATTAACACAAACTCACTGTAAACATATTGGTACTgtatttaatcaatttttattcttttctgttggAATGTTAAGTAACATAGTAgagtggttaaaagcatgggctttggagctaGACTACACAGGGCAGAATTTTCTCCCTAGTGATGTAACCttcagcaagttatttaacctctttttgcctcagtttcttctataattggagataataatagaacctTCCTCATAGGACATTATAAGGATTTCATGAGTTAATATGAATAATAAACCTAGAAAATTGTGTAGCACACAGAAAGCACTCTATAAATGCTAGCATTATTAGTTTATGTGTTTAGCTTAAATTTAACTTCAAAAAACTTAaagcatttttgtcttttaataagaATAATTTGGATAAAAATCACATTCCATCTTTGAATaactgaagaaaattataaaaagtccTTTATAAGATATATTAAACCAAATGCCTCTTCCCATGTTGT
Protein-coding regions in this window:
- the DECR1 gene encoding 2,4-dienoyl-CoA reductase [(3E)-enoyl-CoA-producing], mitochondrial isoform X1 — its product is MALLGRVLFAWGRGPRRFFRYGTKILYQNNEDFQSKFFPPFQKVMLPPNSFQGKVAFITGGGTGLGKGMTTHLSSLGAQCVIASRKIDVLKATAEQISSQTGNKVHAIQCDVRDPGMVQSTVSELIKVVGHPDIVINNAAGNFISPTERLSPNAWKTITDIVLNGTAFVTLEIGKQLIKAQKGASFLAITTIYAETGSGFVVPSASAKAGVEAMNKSLAAEWGKYGMRFNVIQPGPIKTKGAFSRLDPTGAFEKEMIDRIPCGRLGTVEELANLAAFLCSDYASWINGAVIRFDGGEEVLISGEFNSLRKVTREQWDTIEGLIRKTKGS
- the DECR1 gene encoding 2,4-dienoyl-CoA reductase [(3E)-enoyl-CoA-producing], mitochondrial isoform X2 — its product is MDSRYRDAGSEDRFFRYGTKILYQNNEDFQSKFFPPFQKVMLPPNSFQGKVAFITGGGTGLGKGMTTHLSSLGAQCVIASRKIDVLKATAEQISSQTGNKVHAIQCDVRDPGMVQSTVSELIKVVGHPDIVINNAAGNFISPTERLSPNAWKTITDIVLNGTAFVTLEIGKQLIKAQKGASFLAITTIYAETGSGFVVPSASAKAGVEAMNKSLAAEWGKYGMRFNVIQPGPIKTKGAFSRLDPTGAFEKEMIDRIPCGRLGTVEELANLAAFLCSDYASWINGAVIRFDGGEEVLISGEFNSLRKVTREQWDTIEGLIRKTKGS